A window of the Haloarcula rubripromontorii genome harbors these coding sequences:
- a CDS encoding S49 family peptidase produces MFGREQLFSAMTASYVIAVTLALVIAAIFAPVIWNGVPSGGDDDPSVAVITLRGGTTDANVNAVKQDLREARTNESIEAVVLRVDSPGGPVDSSEEFYLAVNRTASEMPVVAYVEGTAASGGYYGIVPADEIVVKPSSNVGSIGVIVQAPLSLIEQVEQQGETFVRSGPDKAQISKDGLREDIEVLQRSFVGTVMRHRGEQLTLSRAEVANGNTYLGAQATQNGFADRIGDTELAIERAAALSDDIEGDGYDVVYQGSGGAEFNVIIVPAGAETVQGANNVTYLVHPDDSETTFREPVKYYAVWGIPAEDNNATVIRND; encoded by the coding sequence ATGTTTGGGAGAGAACAACTGTTCTCGGCGATGACGGCGTCGTACGTGATCGCGGTCACGCTCGCCCTCGTCATCGCCGCGATATTCGCGCCGGTCATCTGGAACGGCGTGCCAAGCGGTGGCGACGACGACCCGAGCGTCGCCGTCATCACCCTTCGCGGCGGCACAACTGACGCGAATGTCAACGCCGTCAAGCAAGACCTCCGCGAGGCACGGACCAACGAATCAATCGAGGCGGTTGTCCTCCGGGTCGACAGCCCCGGCGGCCCGGTCGATTCCAGCGAGGAGTTCTACCTCGCGGTGAACCGGACTGCCAGCGAGATGCCCGTCGTCGCCTATGTCGAAGGCACGGCCGCTTCGGGCGGGTACTACGGTATCGTCCCGGCCGACGAGATCGTCGTCAAACCGAGTTCGAACGTCGGGAGCATCGGCGTCATCGTTCAGGCCCCGCTGAGTCTCATCGAGCAGGTCGAACAGCAGGGCGAGACGTTCGTCCGCTCGGGGCCGGACAAGGCTCAGATAAGCAAGGACGGGCTCCGTGAGGACATCGAAGTCCTCCAGCGGTCCTTCGTCGGGACGGTCATGCGCCACCGGGGCGAGCAACTGACGCTCTCCCGTGCGGAAGTCGCCAACGGGAACACGTACCTCGGAGCCCAGGCGACGCAGAACGGCTTTGCCGACCGCATCGGTGACACTGAGCTGGCCATCGAGCGGGCCGCCGCGCTCTCGGATGACATCGAGGGCGACGGGTACGACGTGGTGTATCAGGGCAGTGGCGGTGCCGAATTCAACGTCATCATCGTCCCTGCCGGCGCTGAAACCGTGCAGGGCGCGAACAACGTGACCTATCTCGTCCACCCCGACGACAGCGAGACGACGTTCCGAGAACCGGTGAAGTACTACGCCGTCTGGGGAATCCCTGCCGAAGACAACAACGCAACGGTGATCCGCAATGACTGA
- a CDS encoding DUF4350 domain-containing protein, with the protein MTEGRIVKPLAVFIVVLVAILGGTFLLAVVNPGSSGPPDGQSIDGQSPSQYQPDAVNAPVDPEEGEISVDAEARGKRILVDTSHGNQVTESQLEPITEAVFEAGHTVEYGTSGTASFADSLGRYDGVLIVQPLGSYSEEERDALQEYTDDGGRVVVLAEPTQTRLSTGFTQSTTTVSFGANNATEQYGVRMGAEQLYNVDDAANDNNFKAIYASPSDDGELTDGVETITFDTAGYAVVNGDAEPKFTAAEGTRTLETRRTGTYATVVRNDNMVFVTDSTFISSSEIYDADNEVFIGNLLSFLLDGEAPDPDGGASTDPGFGAGGDTSSSAETPAEPTPTPAPTPSGS; encoded by the coding sequence ATGACTGAGGGCCGTATCGTCAAGCCGCTTGCTGTGTTTATCGTCGTTCTCGTCGCGATACTGGGTGGGACGTTCCTTCTCGCAGTCGTCAACCCGGGGTCATCGGGGCCGCCCGATGGCCAGTCAATCGACGGTCAGTCCCCGTCACAGTACCAGCCCGACGCTGTCAATGCGCCTGTCGACCCAGAAGAGGGGGAGATATCGGTCGACGCTGAGGCGCGCGGGAAGCGAATACTCGTCGACACGAGCCACGGCAATCAGGTGACCGAATCACAGCTCGAACCGATTACCGAGGCGGTGTTCGAGGCGGGCCACACCGTCGAGTACGGCACGTCCGGCACCGCTTCGTTCGCCGATTCGCTGGGCCGGTACGACGGCGTCCTCATCGTCCAGCCGCTTGGAAGCTACTCCGAAGAGGAGCGCGATGCGCTCCAGGAGTACACGGACGACGGCGGGCGTGTCGTTGTCCTGGCCGAGCCGACGCAGACGCGGCTCTCGACCGGCTTCACCCAGTCGACGACGACAGTGTCGTTCGGGGCCAACAACGCCACCGAGCAGTACGGCGTCCGGATGGGTGCCGAACAGCTCTACAACGTCGACGACGCGGCCAACGACAACAACTTCAAGGCCATCTACGCGTCACCGAGCGATGACGGCGAACTGACCGACGGTGTCGAGACGATTACCTTCGACACCGCCGGCTACGCGGTAGTGAACGGCGACGCCGAACCGAAGTTCACCGCGGCCGAGGGCACCCGGACGCTGGAAACGCGGCGCACCGGAACCTACGCAACAGTCGTCCGTAACGACAACATGGTGTTTGTCACCGACTCGACGTTCATCAGTAGTTCCGAGATATACGACGCCGACAACGAGGTGTTCATCGGGAACCTGCTTTCGTTCCTGCTCGACGGCGAGGCACCCGATCCGGACGGTGGCGCGAGCACGGATCCCGGATTCGGGGCTGGCGGTGATACCTCCAGCTCGGCTGAAACACCAGCGGAGCCGACCCCGACGCCTGCCCCCACTCCGAGTGGGTCCTGA
- a CDS encoding helix-turn-helix domain-containing protein, whose amino-acid sequence MREFIFTIDYERNVDPVMDVFIDHPEMHSRTIACNVTRDGMWRLERVAGPEAALEQLDDVYDDPVQCTECIGTRNCETDWTYEVIGSDPGVRTVYSYRSEAGDCHSIPRLAIDHVGRGVLVETERRGSRCEWRLLLCSDAGVDGLFEEMKAELREGLTVEFRQLSSPSYWVDEAVTLAELPPEQQAAVEAAVEHGYYRTPRDTSLTDLAETLDVSRSTLQYRLQRAEAWIVRSFVTRSMGPVQADEDVAEGGRLRIGRSGV is encoded by the coding sequence ATGCGAGAGTTCATTTTCACGATCGACTACGAGCGGAACGTCGACCCTGTGATGGACGTGTTCATCGACCACCCGGAGATGCATTCCCGGACAATCGCGTGCAACGTCACGCGGGACGGAATGTGGCGGCTCGAACGCGTCGCCGGCCCGGAGGCTGCGCTCGAACAACTGGACGACGTGTACGACGATCCCGTCCAGTGTACCGAGTGCATCGGGACCCGAAACTGTGAGACCGACTGGACGTACGAGGTCATCGGCTCTGACCCCGGCGTCCGGACGGTGTACAGCTACCGGTCAGAAGCCGGTGACTGTCACTCGATTCCGCGGCTAGCTATCGACCACGTCGGTCGCGGCGTCCTCGTGGAGACTGAACGCCGTGGGAGTCGGTGTGAGTGGCGGCTGCTCCTGTGCAGCGACGCCGGTGTCGACGGCCTGTTTGAGGAGATGAAAGCCGAACTCCGGGAGGGACTGACCGTCGAGTTCCGCCAGCTCAGCTCGCCCTCGTACTGGGTTGACGAGGCCGTGACGCTGGCTGAGCTGCCCCCCGAGCAACAGGCCGCCGTCGAGGCCGCTGTCGAACACGGCTACTACCGGACGCCCCGGGACACTTCGCTCACCGACCTCGCCGAGACGCTTGACGTGTCGCGGTCGACGCTCCAGTACCGCCTCCAGCGGGCCGAGGCGTGGATCGTCCGGTCGTTCGTCACGCGGTCGATGGGGCCGGTTCAGGCCGACGAAGATGTCGCCGAGGGCGGACGCCTCCGCATCGGCCGCTCAGGCGTGTAA
- a CDS encoding transcription initiation factor IIB, whose product MTTRSIYSPDERGESVDEQAESEASTGHACPDCGGSLVTDDSRGETVCESCGLVVDEDEIDHGPEWRAFDSQERDNKRRVGAPTTEMKHDKGLSTNIGWQDKDAYGNSLSTRQREKMQRLRTWDERFRTRDHAERNLKQALGEIDRMGSALGVPESARETASVIYRRALDEGMLPGRSIEGMATAALYAAVRQANLPQTLDDMAVVSRVDEMEFTRAYRYLNRELSLQVGPPDPATYLSKFVSELDADDAFERQARALIEAGKEANVHSGKSPVGLAAAAIYAAGLLLGEEMTQETVSEATDISTVTIRERYRELLEAEAELDDSAVDATTGAESGASA is encoded by the coding sequence ATGACGACACGCAGCATCTATTCCCCCGACGAACGCGGTGAGAGTGTGGACGAACAGGCCGAGTCCGAGGCGAGTACCGGCCACGCCTGCCCGGACTGTGGCGGGAGCCTCGTCACCGACGACAGTCGTGGCGAGACCGTCTGCGAGTCGTGTGGTCTCGTCGTCGACGAGGACGAGATCGACCACGGGCCGGAGTGGCGCGCCTTCGACAGCCAGGAGCGCGACAACAAGCGCCGCGTCGGCGCGCCGACGACGGAGATGAAACACGACAAGGGTCTCTCGACCAACATCGGCTGGCAGGACAAGGACGCCTACGGCAACTCCCTGTCGACGCGCCAGCGCGAGAAGATGCAGCGCCTCCGGACCTGGGACGAGCGGTTCCGCACCCGTGACCACGCCGAGCGCAACCTCAAGCAGGCCCTTGGCGAAATCGACCGGATGGGGAGCGCGCTGGGCGTCCCCGAGAGCGCCCGCGAGACGGCAAGCGTCATCTACCGCCGTGCCCTCGACGAAGGAATGCTGCCCGGCCGCTCTATCGAAGGGATGGCGACCGCCGCGCTGTACGCCGCTGTCAGGCAGGCGAACCTCCCGCAGACGCTCGACGACATGGCCGTCGTCAGCCGCGTCGACGAGATGGAGTTCACCCGCGCGTACCGCTATCTCAACCGTGAACTCTCGCTGCAGGTCGGCCCGCCGGACCCCGCGACCTACCTCAGCAAGTTCGTCTCCGAACTCGACGCCGACGACGCCTTCGAACGCCAGGCCCGCGCTCTCATCGAGGCGGGGAAGGAAGCGAACGTCCACAGCGGCAAAAGCCCCGTCGGCCTCGCCGCCGCGGCCATCTACGCTGCCGGCCTGCTGCTCGGCGAGGAGATGACCCAGGAGACCGTCAGCGAAGCGACCGACATCAGCACCGTGACAATCCGCGAGCGCTACCGCGAACTGCTCGAAGCCGAAGCGGAACTCGACGACAGCGCCGTCGACGCGACGACCGGCGCTGAATCCGGCGCGAGCGCCTAA
- a CDS encoding cupin domain-containing protein has protein sequence MSLDRLAAFDAEPAAGEVIDGELAVTDDVLVKAFALGPGATIEPHEHDGATNVFHVVRGEVTVQQDDTEDVIAAPGVVLNERGQAHGAHNHTDEVAVLTASLCPLPGQ, from the coding sequence ATGTCACTCGACAGATTGGCAGCGTTCGATGCCGAACCGGCAGCAGGCGAAGTTATCGACGGGGAACTGGCAGTGACCGACGACGTGCTGGTGAAGGCGTTCGCGCTGGGGCCGGGCGCGACCATCGAGCCACACGAACACGACGGGGCGACGAACGTGTTCCACGTGGTCCGTGGCGAGGTGACGGTCCAGCAGGACGACACCGAGGACGTCATCGCCGCGCCGGGGGTCGTCCTCAACGAGCGCGGGCAGGCCCACGGGGCGCACAACCACACTGACGAAGTCGCCGTCCTGACGGCGAGCCTCTGTCCGCTGCCGGGTCAATAG
- a CDS encoding ubiquitin-like small modifier protein 1 — translation MQIELRFFANFREAVGQKTVHREYESDLQAGDVLRQLSEEFTEMDLFEDGELREYLTILLNGTDITHLDGLETALEDGDELSVFPPVAGG, via the coding sequence ATGCAAATCGAGCTGCGGTTTTTCGCCAACTTCCGGGAAGCCGTCGGACAGAAAACGGTTCACCGCGAGTACGAAAGCGACCTGCAGGCCGGCGACGTGCTCCGACAGCTCTCCGAAGAGTTCACAGAGATGGACCTGTTCGAGGACGGCGAACTCCGGGAGTACCTGACAATTCTCCTGAACGGAACGGACATCACACATCTCGACGGACTAGAGACCGCACTGGAAGACGGGGACGAACTCAGCGTGTTTCCGCCAGTTGCCGGGGGGTAA
- a CDS encoding MoaD/ThiS family protein: MSSETLERQTSDPALTTVEVRCTGHVRRVVGEPSLSFTFEGNTLRDFLDAFFREYDVSEMLIAETEADATTEGWAPEMADLPGDWAKNPEGEQTRCYARVAVNGEFNEHLDGLDTELEADDRVGLMFPFIFCC; this comes from the coding sequence ATGAGCAGTGAGACACTGGAACGGCAGACCTCGGATCCGGCCCTGACCACCGTCGAGGTCAGGTGTACCGGCCACGTTCGTCGAGTCGTCGGCGAACCGTCGCTCTCGTTCACCTTCGAAGGGAACACGCTACGTGACTTCCTCGATGCGTTCTTCCGGGAGTACGATGTGAGCGAGATGCTCATCGCAGAAACCGAGGCCGACGCCACCACTGAGGGCTGGGCTCCGGAGATGGCGGACCTGCCGGGCGACTGGGCGAAAAACCCCGAAGGCGAACAGACCAGATGTTACGCGCGAGTGGCGGTCAACGGTGAGTTCAACGAACATCTCGACGGACTGGACACAGAATTAGAAGCCGACGACCGCGTCGGATTGATGTTCCCGTTCATCTTCTGCTGTTGA
- a CDS encoding C-terminal binding protein, translating into MERVVASDDPMIAVDRLRAELDADVVVAETGDEDSLRDAAAGAAGLVVDVNTPVTATVLDALDDLKVVARAGVGIDNIDVAAAADNGVTVTNVPEYCTDEVATHTVTLLLDCVRTLTAYDRDVRDGGWGWERTRPVHRVRGQTLGLVSFGPIARRVRDQLRGFDLDVIAYDPYVDAEEMADADVEKVTLETLYDRADYVSLHAPLTDETAEMIDADALATMRDQAILVNTGRGGLVDEAALRTALDDGEIAAAGLDVLAEEPPAADHPLVGLDNCIVTPHAAWYSEEARDDLNAAVAANLEAALAGETPPNRIDPETDWL; encoded by the coding sequence ATGGAACGTGTGGTCGCAAGCGATGACCCGATGATAGCTGTCGACCGACTGCGAGCGGAACTTGACGCTGATGTCGTCGTCGCGGAGACTGGCGACGAGGACTCGCTCCGGGACGCCGCCGCCGGGGCAGCGGGACTCGTCGTGGACGTGAATACGCCGGTCACTGCCACGGTACTCGACGCACTGGACGACCTCAAGGTCGTCGCGAGAGCGGGCGTCGGTATCGACAACATCGACGTGGCCGCGGCGGCGGACAACGGCGTGACCGTCACGAACGTCCCCGAGTACTGTACCGATGAGGTCGCCACCCATACGGTGACGCTGCTGCTGGATTGCGTGCGGACGCTCACGGCCTACGACCGCGACGTTCGCGACGGTGGGTGGGGCTGGGAGCGAACCCGGCCGGTACATCGCGTCCGGGGTCAGACGCTGGGCCTCGTCTCCTTCGGTCCCATCGCACGGCGGGTACGCGACCAACTGCGGGGCTTTGATCTCGACGTGATCGCATACGACCCCTACGTCGACGCCGAGGAGATGGCCGATGCCGATGTTGAGAAAGTCACGCTTGAGACGCTGTACGACCGGGCCGACTACGTCTCTCTCCACGCGCCGCTGACTGATGAGACGGCGGAGATGATAGACGCCGACGCCCTCGCGACGATGCGTGACCAGGCAATCCTCGTCAACACCGGTCGCGGCGGCCTCGTCGACGAAGCGGCGCTCCGGACGGCACTCGACGACGGTGAAATCGCGGCCGCTGGCCTCGACGTGCTGGCCGAGGAACCGCCGGCGGCGGACCACCCGCTGGTCGGGCTGGACAACTGTATCGTCACGCCACACGCGGCGTGGTACTCCGAGGAGGCCCGCGACGACCTGAACGCCGCTGTAGCGGCGAACCTCGAGGCTGCGCTGGCCGGCGAGACGCCACCGAACCGAATCGACCCGGAGACGGACTGGCTATAA